The following proteins come from a genomic window of Lolium rigidum isolate FL_2022 chromosome 5, APGP_CSIRO_Lrig_0.1, whole genome shotgun sequence:
- the LOC124653540 gene encoding flavone O-methyltransferase 1-like — MGSTAADMAASADEEACMFALQLASSSILPMTVKNAIELGLLEILVAAGGKSLTPTEVAAKLPSAANPEAPDMVDRMLRLLASYNVVTCLVEEGKDGRLSRSYGAAPVCKFLTPNEDGGSMAALALINQDKVLMDSWYYIKDAVLDGGIPFNKVYGMSAFEYNGTDPRFNRVCNEGMKNHSIIITKKLLELYHGFQGLGTLVDVGGGVGATVAAIAAHYPAIKGVNFDLPHVISEAPPFPGVTHVDGDMFKEVPSGDAILMKWILHDWSDQHCATLLKNCYDALPAHGKVVLVECILPVNPEAKPSSQEVLQLDMIMLAISPGGRERYEREFEALARGAGFAGVKSTYIYANAWAIEFTK; from the exons AtgggctccaccgccgccgacaTGGCCGCGTCCGCCGACGAGGAGGCGTGCATGTTCGCCCTCCAGCTCGCCTCCTCGTCGATCCTCCCGATGACGGTGAAGAACGCCATCGAGCTTGGCCTCCTGGAGATCCTGGTGGCCGCCGGCGGCAAGTCGCTGACCCCGACCGAGGTCGCCGCCAAGCTCCCGTCCGCGGCGAACCCGGAAGCGCCGGACATGGTAGACCGCATGCTCCGGCTGCTGGCGTCGTACAACGTCGTGACGTGCCTGGTGGAGGAGGGCAAGGACGGCCGCCTCTCCCGGAGCTACGGCGCCGCGCCCGTGTGCAAGTTCCTCACCCCCAACGAGGACGGCGGCTCCATGGCGGCGCTCGCGCTCATAAACCAGGACAAGGTCCTCATGGATAGCTG GTACTACATCAAGGACGCGGTGCTTGACGGCGGCATCCCGTTCAATAAGGTGTACGGCATGTCGGCGTTCGAGTACAACGGCACGGACCCGCGCTTCAACCGCGTCTGCAACGAAGGGATGAAGAAccactccatcatcatcaccaagaagctcctcgagCTCTACCACGGCTTCCAGGGCCTCGGCACCCTCgtcgacgtcggcggcggcgtcggcgccactgtggccgccatcgccgcccacTACCCCGCCATCAAGGGGGTCAACTTCGACCTCCCCCACGTAATCTCCGAGGCGCCACCGTTCCCGGGCGTCACCCACGTCGACGGCGACATGTTCAAGGAGGTTCCCTCGGGCGACGCCATCCTCATGAAGTGGATCCTCCACGACTGGAGTGACCAGCACTGTGCCACGCTGCTCAAGAACTGCTACGACGCGCTGCCGGCGCACGGCAAGGTCGTGCTCGTCGAGTGCATCCTGCCGGTCAACCCGGAGGCCAAGCCCAGCTCCCAGGAGGTGCTCCAGCTCGACATGATCATGCTCGCGATCAGCCCCGGAGGCAGGGAGAGGTACGAGAGGGAGTTCGAGGCCCTCGCCAGGGGAGCTGGATTCGCCGGCGTCAAGTCCACATACATCTATGCCAACGCGTGGGCCATCGAGTTCACCAAGTAG